From Sediminibacterium sp. TEGAF015, a single genomic window includes:
- the dnaA gene encoding chromosomal replication initiator protein DnaA — MAKNAENVWINCLKIIKDIVEWQHYKTWFEPITPVELKGNVLLIQVPSQFFYEYLEEHYVTLLAKTLKRELGKDARLEYRIMVDSGNTNSRGSVDLPARGPKSINNNEMNFPLVIDNPVKNPFVIPGLKKMQIDPQLNQGYIFDSFIEGDCNRVARRAGKTVAEKPGANSFNPLVIYGGVGLGKTHLAQAIGNEVKRLHPSKVVLYVSSEKFINQFVDHSRNNAINDFIHFYQLIDVLIIDDVQFFSRAEKSQDAFFAIFNHLHQSGKQLVLTSDKAPKDLDGMQERLLSRFRWGLSADLQVPDYETRIEILEKKMKNDGLDMPKEVIKYVAYNINTNVRELEGALISLLAQSSLNKKEIDVELAKKVLRNFVKTSSKEITIDAIQKMVCEYFDVPYDRLLHKTRKREIVQARQITMYLAKAFTKNSLKTIGEHFGGRDHTTVIHSCQTVKDLMDTDSIFRENVMELTQKVQLAAM; from the coding sequence ATGGCTAAGAACGCTGAAAATGTTTGGATCAATTGTTTAAAAATTATCAAAGACATTGTTGAATGGCAACATTACAAAACATGGTTTGAGCCAATTACTCCGGTAGAGTTGAAAGGAAATGTATTATTGATTCAGGTTCCTTCTCAATTCTTCTATGAATACCTGGAAGAGCATTATGTTACGTTGCTTGCTAAAACGCTGAAACGCGAATTAGGAAAAGATGCCAGATTAGAATATCGTATCATGGTGGATAGCGGAAATACCAATAGTCGTGGTTCCGTTGATTTGCCTGCTAGAGGTCCAAAGTCAATTAATAACAATGAAATGAACTTTCCTCTGGTAATTGACAATCCGGTTAAGAATCCATTTGTGATTCCAGGATTGAAAAAAATGCAAATTGATCCGCAGCTGAACCAGGGATACATTTTTGATTCTTTTATTGAAGGGGATTGTAACCGCGTAGCACGCAGAGCCGGTAAAACGGTTGCGGAAAAGCCAGGTGCTAACTCTTTTAATCCATTGGTGATTTATGGAGGTGTAGGATTGGGTAAAACACACCTTGCTCAGGCCATTGGAAATGAAGTGAAAAGATTGCATCCATCTAAAGTGGTTTTGTATGTAAGCAGTGAAAAATTTATCAATCAGTTTGTTGATCATAGCCGCAACAATGCCATCAACGATTTTATACATTTCTATCAATTGATTGATGTGTTGATTATTGATGATGTTCAGTTCTTCAGCCGTGCAGAAAAAAGCCAGGATGCATTTTTTGCCATCTTTAACCATTTGCACCAGAGCGGTAAGCAGTTGGTATTAACTTCTGATAAAGCACCCAAAGACCTGGATGGTATGCAGGAGCGTTTGCTCAGTCGTTTCAGATGGGGATTGAGTGCCGACTTGCAAGTGCCAGACTACGAAACTCGTATTGAGATTCTTGAGAAGAAAATGAAGAATGATGGTTTGGATATGCCGAAGGAAGTAATTAAATACGTGGCGTATAATATCAATACCAATGTTCGTGAACTGGAAGGTGCTTTGATTTCTTTGTTGGCACAGTCTTCTTTGAATAAAAAGGAAATTGATGTGGAACTGGCCAAGAAAGTACTGCGCAATTTTGTTAAGACCAGCAGCAAGGAAATTACTATTGATGCTATCCAGAAAATGGTTTGTGAATATTTTGATGTTCCATATGACCGTCTGTTACACAAGACGCGTAAACGCGAAATTGTGCAGGCACGTCAGATTACTATGTACCTGGCCAAGGCTTTCACCAAAAACTCTTTGAAAACCATTGGGGAGCATTTTGGAGGAAGAGACCATACCACCGTAATCCATTCTTGTCAGACCGTGAAAGATCTAATGGACACCGACTCTATATTCAGAGAAAATGTGATGGAACTGACACAGAAGGTTCAATTAGCAGCTATGTAG